Proteins from a single region of Flaviflexus salsibiostraticola:
- a CDS encoding nitrate/nitrite transporter gives MQKAVEGSKLNPDLSNWDKEDPERWSSARAWLTLTVSTYSMIIAFCVWFLVSAIAPKLNEIGFDLTAAQLYWLTALPGLSGGLLRLVYMVLPPIIGTRRLVGYSSLLFIIPMIGWFFAVQDANTPYWWLLVLSFLCGIGGGSFSGYMPSTGYFFPKAKSGTALGIQAGVGNFGMSIIQLVGPWLMGFGLLGMGAFSPQRTSSGDAVFVYNAAIVFVPWAVVAAILAFTLLKDVPVTANIRQQLDIFSNANTWYMTAMYVMTFGLFSGFAAQFGLLIKNIYGDASQFAGMEGLPMGVTYAFLGPLIASAVRIVWGPLCDRFGGAVWTFISIIGMTISLFACTFFLRPDSPDEFTGFLWTMIAMFFFAGIGNAGTFKQMPMIMPARQAGGAIGFTAAIAAFGPFFVGIALTAMTPYTWYLICVIYGIICAVICWFRYARPGAPYPG, from the coding sequence ATGCAGAAAGCAGTTGAGGGATCGAAGCTGAACCCGGACCTGTCCAACTGGGACAAGGAGGATCCGGAGCGCTGGAGCTCGGCGCGCGCGTGGCTCACGCTGACGGTGTCGACCTATTCGATGATCATCGCGTTCTGCGTGTGGTTCCTCGTCAGCGCCATCGCCCCGAAGCTCAACGAGATCGGCTTCGACCTGACCGCGGCCCAGCTCTATTGGCTCACGGCGCTGCCCGGCCTGTCCGGCGGCCTGCTCCGCCTCGTCTACATGGTGCTGCCGCCGATCATCGGCACCCGCCGCCTCGTTGGGTACTCCTCGCTGCTCTTCATCATCCCGATGATCGGCTGGTTCTTCGCCGTCCAGGACGCGAACACCCCCTATTGGTGGCTCCTCGTCCTGTCCTTTCTGTGCGGCATCGGCGGCGGCTCCTTCTCCGGCTACATGCCGTCGACCGGTTACTTCTTCCCGAAGGCCAAGTCCGGCACCGCACTCGGCATCCAGGCTGGCGTCGGCAACTTCGGCATGTCGATCATCCAGCTGGTCGGGCCGTGGCTCATGGGCTTCGGGCTCCTCGGCATGGGGGCGTTCTCGCCGCAGCGAACGTCCTCGGGTGACGCCGTGTTCGTCTACAACGCCGCCATCGTCTTCGTCCCCTGGGCGGTTGTCGCCGCGATCCTCGCCTTCACGCTCCTCAAGGACGTTCCGGTCACCGCGAACATCCGCCAGCAGCTCGACATCTTCTCGAACGCGAACACGTGGTACATGACGGCGATGTACGTCATGACATTCGGTCTGTTCTCCGGGTTCGCGGCCCAGTTCGGGCTCCTCATCAAGAACATCTACGGGGACGCCTCCCAGTTCGCGGGCATGGAGGGGCTGCCGATGGGCGTCACCTACGCCTTCCTCGGCCCCCTCATCGCCTCCGCGGTTCGCATCGTCTGGGGTCCGCTCTGCGACCGGTTCGGCGGGGCCGTGTGGACCTTTATCTCCATCATCGGGATGACGATCTCCCTGTTCGCCTGCACGTTCTTCCTCCGACCCGACAGCCCAGATGAGTTCACCGGCTTCCTGTGGACGATGATCGCGATGTTCTTCTTCGCCGGCATCGGCAACGCCGGGACGTTCAAGCAGATGCCGATGATCATGCCGGCCCGCCAGGCGGGCGGCGCCATCGGCTTCACCGCCGCGATCGCGGCCTTCGGCCCGTTCTTTGTCGGCATCGCCCTCACCGCGATGACTCCGTACACCTGGTACCTCATCTGTGTCATCTACGGCATCATCTGCGCCGTGATCTGCTGGTTCCGCTACGCGCGCCCGGGTGCGCCCTACCCCGGATGA
- a CDS encoding TetR/AcrR family transcriptional regulator, with amino-acid sequence MTGKREAKRRDKTERVLQAAREVFSGAPFDSVTTAQLADRAGLTTGTFFRYAGSKAELFIYTYSTVLEQCIEQTRALPPSASRRDRILALADPMITATENQPGNVAAFQREVLFGVGSGPNRERALGLVIDFERELKTILDGDRDLAHALYATLYMAVVRVSVGTLKPEDLRANVEHRVDYLLRVHGD; translated from the coding sequence ATGACCGGCAAGAGAGAAGCGAAACGGCGGGACAAGACCGAGCGGGTCCTCCAGGCCGCCAGGGAGGTCTTCTCCGGCGCGCCCTTCGACTCGGTGACGACGGCGCAGCTCGCCGACCGGGCGGGCCTGACGACGGGCACGTTCTTCCGCTACGCGGGCTCGAAGGCCGAGCTGTTCATCTATACCTACTCGACCGTGCTTGAGCAGTGCATCGAGCAGACCCGCGCACTGCCGCCCTCGGCATCCCGCCGGGACAGAATCCTTGCGCTGGCCGATCCGATGATCACGGCGACGGAGAATCAGCCGGGAAATGTGGCGGCCTTCCAGCGGGAGGTCCTCTTCGGTGTCGGCTCGGGCCCGAACCGCGAGCGCGCCCTCGGCCTCGTCATCGATTTCGAGAGAGAGCTCAAGACCATCCTCGACGGCGACAGGGATCTCGCCCACGCGCTCTACGCAACGCTGTACATGGCGGTTGTCCGCGTCTCGGTCGGCACGCTCAAGCCGGAGGACCTGCGCGCGAACGTTGAGCACAGGGTCGACTATCTGCTGAGAGTCCACGGCGACTAG
- a CDS encoding biotin--[acetyl-CoA-carboxylase] ligase codes for MLRTVESIDSTNAELARQWAAGEAADGDALRALHQSSGRGRLGRSFIETPGEALLVSILRILPDSETLRSHVGWLTLGTGLAMVAAVQPVAGGRVNLKWPNDIMLDGKKLGGVLGELLDPADGVLPVVLGCGINAMGAPVPGSISLTDAGLPSDADTVAEILDRFRVEVDARVDAVIDNRIDELHAELAEHCTTPGREVRVTTAGGSTIEGIARQIDIDGALIVDTGTDRVRVSGADADLI; via the coding sequence ATGCTGCGGACTGTGGAGTCGATCGACTCGACGAATGCTGAGCTGGCGCGTCAATGGGCGGCGGGCGAAGCCGCCGACGGCGACGCACTTCGTGCCCTTCACCAGAGCTCCGGACGGGGCCGACTCGGCCGCTCGTTCATCGAAACGCCCGGCGAGGCCCTCCTCGTCTCCATCCTCCGCATCCTGCCCGACAGCGAGACCCTCCGCAGCCACGTCGGCTGGTTGACCCTCGGCACGGGCCTCGCCATGGTCGCCGCCGTTCAGCCCGTCGCGGGCGGCCGCGTCAACCTCAAGTGGCCGAACGACATCATGCTCGATGGGAAAAAGCTCGGCGGAGTCCTCGGCGAACTACTCGATCCGGCCGACGGCGTCCTCCCGGTCGTCCTCGGCTGCGGCATCAACGCCATGGGGGCTCCCGTCCCCGGCTCGATCTCCCTGACCGACGCGGGGCTGCCGTCCGATGCGGACACTGTCGCCGAGATCCTCGACCGGTTCCGGGTCGAGGTCGATGCGCGGGTCGACGCCGTCATCGACAACAGGATCGATGAGCTCCATGCGGAGCTGGCAGAGCACTGCACCACTCCCGGCCGCGAGGTGCGGGTGACGACCGCGGGCGGCTCCACCATCGAGGGCATCGCACGTCAGATCGACATCGACGGCGCCCTCATCGTCGACACGGGCACTGACCGCGTGCGGGTCAGCGGCGCCGACGCTGACCTCATCTGA
- a CDS encoding acetyl/propionyl/methylcrotonyl-CoA carboxylase subunit alpha: MLSTILVANRGEIAARIIRTIHDMGLTAVAVYADQDLNSPAVALADQAYALGGSTLADTYLNGDRILEIATKVGADAIHPGYGFLSEVPAFADAVAEAGIAWIGPAGATITQLGDKIGARRTAVAAGVSPVPGTNDPVESMEEIRAFAADYGFPIVAKRSDGGGGRGIVILRTDADIDEFEARHAGTGGDLGAYFLEKFIESARHIETQCMADTHGGFAVVTTRDCSVQRRNQKLIEEAPAPFLPEGVEETVTAWSEALFRQTDYVGLGTCEFLLDSDGSVYFLEVNPRLQVEHTVSEEVTGLDLVAEQIRIASGEAISEVPTVRGHSIELRITSEDPGADLIPTAGTITELEWPSGHGVRVETGVRVGDVVSPDFDSMIAKLIITAGDRETAIRRSLRALKELTIAGIATPKDLLADILRHPAFAEDFSVGTRWMETQYLPNADLPQPFTGAPTADDASDRRCFVAEIDGRRRQISLPAEFFAFAGATVGAARPQQPRRTSGRNGSAAAGTAAVAADGVMSAPIQAIVVRISVEVGQEVKKGDVLLVLESMKMEKYVHAPCDGTVAEIYVTPAQNVPAHTPLIRLEEDR; this comes from the coding sequence ATGCTATCGACCATTCTTGTCGCCAATCGCGGCGAAATCGCCGCCCGGATCATCCGGACGATCCACGACATGGGGCTCACGGCTGTCGCAGTCTATGCCGACCAGGACCTCAACTCCCCCGCTGTGGCACTCGCCGATCAGGCGTACGCGCTCGGCGGGTCGACGCTGGCCGACACCTACCTCAATGGGGATCGGATTCTCGAGATCGCGACGAAGGTCGGGGCGGATGCCATCCACCCCGGCTACGGCTTCCTCTCCGAGGTGCCGGCCTTCGCCGACGCGGTGGCCGAGGCCGGGATCGCCTGGATCGGGCCCGCCGGCGCGACGATCACCCAGCTGGGCGACAAGATCGGCGCGCGCCGGACCGCGGTCGCGGCAGGTGTCTCCCCCGTGCCCGGCACGAATGATCCGGTTGAGTCGATGGAGGAGATCCGCGCCTTCGCGGCCGACTACGGCTTCCCGATCGTCGCGAAGAGGAGCGATGGCGGCGGCGGGCGCGGCATCGTCATCCTCCGCACCGACGCCGATATCGACGAGTTCGAGGCCCGGCACGCCGGCACCGGCGGCGACCTCGGCGCCTACTTCCTGGAGAAGTTCATCGAGTCAGCCCGTCACATCGAGACACAGTGCATGGCTGACACCCACGGCGGGTTCGCGGTCGTCACGACCCGCGACTGCTCCGTGCAGCGCCGCAACCAGAAGCTCATCGAAGAGGCACCCGCACCCTTCCTCCCCGAGGGCGTCGAGGAGACGGTGACAGCCTGGTCCGAGGCGCTGTTCCGCCAGACCGATTACGTCGGCCTCGGCACGTGCGAGTTCCTCCTCGACTCCGACGGCTCCGTCTACTTCCTCGAGGTCAACCCCCGCCTCCAGGTCGAGCACACGGTCTCCGAAGAGGTGACCGGCCTCGACCTCGTCGCCGAGCAGATCCGCATTGCCTCCGGCGAGGCGATCTCCGAGGTTCCGACGGTGCGCGGCCATTCGATCGAGCTGCGCATCACCTCCGAAGATCCGGGTGCCGACCTCATCCCGACCGCGGGCACCATCACGGAGCTCGAGTGGCCGAGCGGCCACGGCGTCCGTGTCGAGACGGGCGTGCGGGTCGGCGACGTCGTCTCCCCCGACTTCGACTCGATGATCGCGAAGCTCATCATCACCGCCGGAGACCGCGAGACGGCCATCAGGAGGTCGCTGCGCGCCCTCAAGGAGCTGACGATCGCGGGGATCGCGACGCCGAAGGACCTACTCGCCGACATCCTCCGCCACCCCGCCTTCGCCGAGGACTTCTCGGTGGGCACGAGGTGGATGGAGACGCAGTACCTGCCCAACGCGGACCTGCCCCAACCCTTCACCGGCGCCCCCACGGCCGACGACGCGTCGGACCGCCGGTGCTTCGTCGCCGAGATCGACGGACGGCGGCGGCAGATCAGCCTGCCCGCCGAGTTCTTCGCCTTCGCGGGCGCAACCGTCGGTGCGGCCCGCCCCCAGCAGCCCCGCCGCACCTCGGGCAGGAACGGTTCGGCGGCGGCCGGCACGGCCGCGGTCGCCGCCGACGGCGTCATGTCCGCCCCCATCCAGGCGATCGTCGTCCGCATCTCGGTCGAGGTCGGCCAGGAGGTGAAGAAGGGCGACGTCCTGCTCGTCCTTGAATCGATGAAGATGGAGAAGTATGTCCATGCTCCCTGCGACGGGACGGTGGCCGAGATCTACGTGACACCGGCTCAGAACGTTCCTGCACACACACCACTCATCAGACTGGAGGAGGACAGGTGA
- a CDS encoding acyl-CoA carboxylase subunit beta, producing the protein MPARRHHAPVIKAARIDYSKIAETAEEKATAYQHAKGKNTARERINQLLDPDSFVEIGRFAGGNPADGFLGAAVVTGFGEIAGRPVAVYAQDFSVRGGTLGRAEGQKILALMDKALAMKIPVVSMLDSGGARIQEGVVALSQYGRIFKKTCEASGLIPQISMILGPCAGGAVYAPALTDFIVMTKENSHMFVTGPEVVKAVTGETVSMAELGGGELHNVQSGVAHYLADDETDAIDYVRSLLSYLPSHAGEPAPHYDYTPSIEDEKAAAEVKSLVPEESRQPYDIVEVIEHLVDYGEFLQVQQGFAGSVVIGFACINGSAVGIVADQPNNNAGTLDVDASEKAARFVRCCDAYGLPIVTLVDVPGYRPGTEQEESGIIRRGAKLIFAYANATTPMVTVVLRKAYGGAYIVMGSKSIGADFAFAWPDAEIAVMGAEGAVNILKRREIAAAGPNEKDMADTRTRLAAEYQANHINPSLSVETGELDGIIDPALTRQTIAESLEILRTKDRSYPGPKRHSNGPL; encoded by the coding sequence ATGCCGGCGCGCAGGCACCACGCCCCCGTCATCAAGGCCGCCCGCATCGACTACTCGAAGATCGCGGAGACGGCCGAGGAGAAGGCGACCGCCTATCAGCATGCCAAGGGCAAGAACACGGCCCGCGAGCGCATCAACCAGCTTCTCGATCCCGACTCGTTCGTCGAGATCGGCCGGTTCGCGGGCGGCAACCCCGCGGACGGGTTCCTCGGCGCCGCGGTCGTCACCGGCTTCGGTGAGATCGCCGGGCGACCGGTGGCCGTCTATGCGCAGGACTTCTCGGTCCGCGGCGGCACCCTCGGCCGTGCGGAGGGTCAGAAGATCCTCGCGCTCATGGACAAGGCACTGGCGATGAAGATCCCGGTCGTCTCCATGCTCGATTCGGGCGGCGCCCGGATCCAGGAGGGCGTTGTCGCGCTCAGCCAGTACGGCCGGATCTTCAAGAAGACGTGTGAGGCCTCGGGCCTCATCCCTCAGATCTCGATGATCCTCGGCCCGTGCGCGGGCGGTGCGGTCTACGCTCCGGCGCTCACCGACTTCATCGTCATGACGAAGGAGAACTCCCACATGTTCGTCACGGGCCCCGAGGTCGTCAAGGCCGTCACCGGGGAGACCGTGTCGATGGCGGAGCTCGGCGGCGGCGAGCTGCACAACGTCCAGTCGGGTGTCGCGCACTACCTGGCGGACGATGAGACGGACGCGATCGACTACGTCCGTTCACTCCTGTCCTACCTGCCTTCGCACGCCGGTGAGCCGGCCCCGCACTACGATTACACCCCCTCCATCGAGGACGAGAAGGCCGCGGCCGAGGTCAAGAGCCTCGTGCCCGAAGAGTCCCGCCAGCCGTACGACATCGTCGAGGTCATCGAGCATCTCGTCGACTACGGGGAGTTCCTCCAGGTCCAGCAGGGCTTCGCAGGCTCAGTCGTCATCGGCTTCGCCTGCATCAACGGCTCCGCCGTCGGCATCGTCGCGGACCAGCCCAACAACAACGCGGGCACCCTCGACGTCGACGCCTCGGAGAAGGCGGCCCGGTTCGTCCGCTGCTGCGACGCGTACGGCCTGCCGATCGTCACCCTCGTCGACGTGCCCGGCTACCGGCCGGGCACCGAGCAGGAGGAGTCCGGCATCATCCGTCGCGGCGCGAAGCTCATCTTCGCGTACGCGAACGCGACGACCCCCATGGTCACCGTCGTCCTCCGCAAGGCCTACGGCGGCGCGTACATCGTCATGGGCTCGAAGTCCATCGGCGCCGATTTCGCGTTCGCGTGGCCCGATGCGGAGATCGCGGTCATGGGCGCCGAAGGCGCCGTCAACATCCTCAAGCGCCGCGAGATCGCGGCCGCCGGTCCGAACGAGAAGGACATGGCGGACACCCGCACGCGGCTCGCCGCCGAATATCAGGCGAACCACATCAACCCCAGCCTCTCGGTCGAGACCGGTGAGCTGGACGGGATCATCGATCCCGCACTCACCCGCCAGACCATCGCGGAATCTCTCGAAATCCTGCGGACGAAGGATCGTTCGTACCCCGGACCCAAGCGCCACTCCAACGGCCCGCTCTAA